Proteins from a genomic interval of Gossypium hirsutum isolate 1008001.06 chromosome A09, Gossypium_hirsutum_v2.1, whole genome shotgun sequence:
- the LOC107888711 gene encoding probable carboxylesterase 11 — MPSVAVKLYSVFFKFLLKQRLQSWIQDPIDESSNPYGVTTRPEESVSAPNPCFTDGVATKDIHIDPFTALCIRIFLPESSLSPPEQSHPKSHLRSSLLDPNSINHRRNSYAPSDTGTPRNDSRRSSLDGLNSRSDNNVYRGYSPQPQKCRKLPIMLQFHGGGWVSGSNESVANDFFCRRIAKLCDVIVVAVGYRLAPENKYPAAFDDGLKVLNWLGKQANLAECCKSMGSGARGVGAEFTKAEVQRHIVDAFGASMVEPWLAAHGDPSRCVLLGVSCGANIADYVACKAIEAGKRLDPVKVVAQVLMYPFFIGSIPTKSETRLANSYFYDMPMCLLAWKLFLPEEKFSLDHPAGNPLILDRSLKRMPPTLTIVAEHDWMRDRAIAYSEALRNVNVDAPVLEYKDAVHEFATLDMLLKTPQAQACAEDIAIWVKKYISFRGNELSY, encoded by the exons aTGCCAAGCGTAGCTGTAAAATTATATAGTGTATTCTTCAAGTTCCTCTTGAAGCAGCGTTTGCAAAGCTGGATTCAAGATCCTATTGACGAATCCTCCAATCCTTACGGTGTCACGACCCGACCCGAAGAATCCGTTTCCGCTCCCAATCCTTGTTTCACCGACGGTGTCGCCACTAAAGACATTCACATTGACCCGTTTACTGCCCTCTGTATTCGGATCTTCCTCCCCGAATCGTCTCTTTCCCCTCCCGAACAATCCCACCCCAAATCCCACCTCAGATCCTCCCTATTAGATCCCAATTCCATTAATCACCGGAGGAACAGCTATGCTCCTTCTGATACCGGGACCCCGAGAAATGATTCGAGAAGAAGCAGTCTTGATGGGTTAAATTCAAGATCCGACAATAATGTTTATCGAGGTTATTCACCACAACCTCAAAAATGTCGAAAATTACCGATAATGTTACAGTTTCACGGCGGGGGTTGGGTTAGTGGGAGCAATGAGTCGGTCGCCAACGATTTCTTTTGTCGGAGGATAGCGAAATTGTGTGATGTTATAGTTGTGGCCGTTGGTTATAGGTTGGCGCCGGAGAATAAGTATCCGGCTGCTTTTGACGATGGATTGAAGGTCTTGAATTGGTTAGGGAAGCAAGCGAATTTAGCCGAGTGTTGTAAGTCAATGGGGAGTGGGGCTCGTGGGGTTGGAGCAGAGTTTACCAAGGCCGAAGTTCAAAGACATATTGTGGATGCATTTGGGGCTTCCATGGTTGAGCCGTGGTTGGCAGCTCATGGTGATCCATCAAG ATGTGTTCTACTTGGGGTGAGTTGTGGAGCAAACATTGCGGATTACGTGGCTTGCAAAGCTATCGAGGCTGGCAAGCGTCTGGATCCTGTCAAGGTTGTAGCACAGGTTCTAATGTATCCATTCTTCATTGGAAGTATTCCAACAAAGTCGGAAACAAGGTTGGCAAACTCCTACTTTTACGACATGCCAATGTGCTTACTTGCATGGAAACTCTTTCTTCCTGAGGAAAAGTTCAGCCTTGACCACCCGGCCGGCAATCCCCTCATCCTAGACAGGTCTTTGAAGCGCATGCCCCCGACACTGACAATCGTAGCAGAACATGACTGGATGAGAGATCGGGCCATTGCATACTCGGAGGCTCTTCGGAATGTAAATGTCGATGCACCTGTTCTCGAATATAAGGATGCGGTTCACGAATTTGCAACCCTTGACATGCTTCTAAAGACCCCTCAAGCTCAAGCGTGTGCTGAGGACATTGCCATCTGGGTAAAGAAGTACATCTCATTTCGAGGTAATGAGTTATCTTATTAA